aacgAAGAAAACCCTTGATTGTTAATTGGTTTATAAAAATCCTTTGTTCCTTTATTTCAACAATGTTGTGTACTACAAGCCAAACATACTTATAAAGACCTCATATGGTTGCTACTACTGGAACCAAAATCTTGGTCCTAGATTTTCACACATTATCTATCCATATAAGCATGTCATAATAAATCTAAGCAAGAAAGCTTTGTGAGCATTGAACTCGTTTTTCTGCTGGCCTTGAGAGTAAAACTTACTGGAAAATAGTTTATTCATAATTGCAGATCCTTCTGTAGTTTGATTTAACATAAACCTCTCACTGCTAATCTTTAGCTTTTCATTGTTCTATTATAGAAAAATGCTGGCTAATGCTATTGCAGGTTTATGGCTCCCAAATGTGTGTATACATAAAGATATACTGGTATGTACATAGATGTACAAGGGCACATACTCAACCTTGAAAGTATTGGCTGGTAATGATGCCAAACAAAAGCTGAAAATGTTTGCTACACGTTTTACTTGGCTAATtacaaaattctgaaaaatatGAATTGGCGTGTGGTAGACATTTCTTAGCTGGTAAACTTTCAACTTGCAGGAAAGTAGTTGTTTCCAAGCTGCAGCTGCTTCATACTTATATGGATGAACGTAATTTGTCAAGTTTGGTTCTTTCGTATGCACCAAAAAGTGAACGTGCGTGGAACCATCGGTAAATTTCTGCTGTCTTGTGTGCGAAATATTGTGCACGTACATCTTTAACATCTGCTTTTATGATAAGGAATAACAACTTTTTCTGAAGATATTTTTCATACATGTgtattttctgtttcttttcatTCATGCATTTGCATGTAGCATAGCATTATACTTGTCAATCACTTTGCACTTGTATTGATTTGGTGCATTGGATGCTTATTACTGACAATTACTGATAGGAGGTGGGTGATCAAGATGATTGCTGGAAAGTGTCCAAATCTGCAAGAGATTATTGAAAGAGAATCTGAGTTTGTTGAGAAATTAGCTGAGGTTAATTTTTGTATCATGAGTTGCATGATATAGAAGATATGATCTTATCAGTCAATTTCAAGTTTTATTGAATGTCAAATGGAAATTTAGATGTCATGTTGGTTGCCATGTTTGTACTTagtcattttcttgattaatcCTTTACTTTTCTCCTGCATACTTAGTTTGCGTGGAGCACTTGAGTTCCATGCTATCACATCGCAGTGCCTGAGTTCTGTGTTCGGCAAAATTTGTCGGGGAATGGAGCAAAGGAGGCTAATGTCATCTTTGATATTAGCTTTTAGAAGTATCATACTTGATGATTATGCATTTTCTCTTATTTAACTGAATAGAGATTGCTTATATAAAGATTTTTGGGATCCATTGGTTTTTCAAAAGCCTACTTGAGACATGATATTCCTTTTTTAGCTTTCTAATTGTCTTCTCTCGGATTAGATATTGGCATGCTGTCCCAGCAAaagagtttcttttttttttttttatggttctATCTTTTTAGAGAAGAGCTAGTAGCCAAGAAACATTAGCGAGTGACTTCTTGTTTCGGAGTATATATTTGATAATGCCAAGGCAGATAATAATTTTGGTATGCGGACCTCAACTTGTCTCACTTAAAAGCACTGACGAGTTGCTACTTCTCTCCCATAACTTTCCATCTTTTCTATCCTTGAGGTTGAACTCGTTCCTCATGCATGCAATAGTTTTACATATTACAAAGATTGACAGGCTTGTTTATGTTAGTCTAACTGGATATCCATAATGAAATCAAGGACTTGGTTAACTTCTCTGCTGGAGTTTTACATATGAACTTGTTCCTCATGCTTGAGACTTAATTTGGTTAACTTCTTTCCCATAACTTTCCACCTTTTCTATTCTTGAGGCTGAACTCATTCCTCATGCATGCAACAGTTTCACATATGACAAGGATTGACAGGCTTGTTTATATTATTAGTCAAACTGGATATCCATAATGGATTCAAGGACTTAATTTGGTTAACTTTTACATAGGAACTCGTTCCTCATGCTTGCATTAGTTTTACATACTACAAAGATTGACAAGCTTGTTTATATTAGTCAAACTGATATCCATAATGAATTTTCACGGACTTAATTTGGTTCTAACTTTTCTGCAGAGGTCAAAAATGAATTATCGTGCATGGAATCACCGCTGCTGGTTGGTTTCTTACATGTCTGGAGAGCAGGTTAGTCAAAAATTAAGAGGAACCTATTTGTTGCTATATTTTTTCATCTGCATAATTGCACTCTGCTAATTGTGAGGCAGTAGGCAGAAGTTAACACGTTCATGTACAATCACAGCAAAATTCTATTGCTggttttggacttaagaaaagAGGTGTATCCTATATAAGCTTTGTCATTGGATTTTTAACCAAGTTTGTGGGAACTGGATGCAGGTACTACATGAATTGAACAAGTCCCGAGATTGGGCTGGCCTTCATGTTGCTGATAACTCGTGCTTTCACTACCGTACGGTAGGTTATCTTTGTATCTATTATTCAGAACTACCAATTGTGCCTGTGATTTTTTGTTAAGTGATTGACGCTGTTATAGTTCAGAATTATGTCGTTGGCTTCTCTAAAATAGGACGTGGTACTTGCACAATCAGCACAGTtgaacccagaaattttagatttatcaGTTCTAGTTTTGCTTAGCCACTTGCTTTTATATGCATAACTTGattgtttttaattattttggaATACCTCATAAACAAAGCATGCTTTTGAAGTTTTGATAAAATTGGCAGCGGTTATTGCTCAAGATCTTAGAGGGTTATGATGACCAAAATTCTGCTGCATCTTCAGCCACGAATTTTCATGAATTGTGGAAGGTATGGTCCTGCATATTGCTGATCCTTCCAGAGGATTCAAATCCTCTCATGCTAACTATTCGGTGTTGCATCTATAGAAAAAGAAGGATATACTTAATTAGAATCATATTATCATATTTTCAGAATTCGCGTGCatggttttcctttttcttctaattttgttATGTTTAGTTTCTTACAATGTGTATATCTGTACTTGGGTCTGATCTTCAAAGGATGTCCACAAGCAGACTTTAGAATCTTGGATCTCAATCCCTTAGCTAGACCTGCTATTAACTTGAGAAATCAAATGGGAGGATTGTTAGTGATTCTGCAATTAGTTGGTCCAGGATCATTGCTAAATGGACAGAAGCCTAGATTATGAGTGATAGGGTAATAATTGCTTAAGCATGTGTGGCTATAAGGCTTATTGACATGTGATTGAAAGATAGCCTTGTGTACTGAGAACGTGTCTGAATTTGCCAAAATCAGAAGCAGCTGTGTCTTATCTAGCATAAAGCAAAAAAGACAAACTTGACTGTTGATTCCCTCCCAGTGAGGAGAATCTGTTATCTGAAAATTCTCATAGGAAGTATATATACTCATGCATGGGTTTTGCAGTTCTAGACAATAGGATTGTGATGTTAAGTCCCAATGGACCCTgtgaatttttggtgataaTACTGATACTTTGATAGATAACCCTGAGGACCTAAAGAATTGTCTAAGGAAGTTGTAAATTAATTCATACTTTGGTGAGCGGTGGTTAAAAAAGTTAACGTGAAAGTTGCACTGTCATTCAAGCATTGCAATTAGCATTTAAATATTCTCTCACTTGTTTCTTTCATGGAAAAGCCTGACGCTCGGGCTGTTGTTTATAATTATATGAATGTTGAAGCTGATATGCAGATATTGGGCGTGAAGGAATCTTTGGAAATGTGAAGTTTGTTTATTGCGCAGGCAAATACTAGTATCACTATAGCCTGCACCAAAGATGTCCAAAAATTTCATAGGAAAAAGTTCTTTGAGCATTGCTTTAACCTTAACGACTGTACAGATACCGGAATTCTAAAACAAATATGGATCAAAGAAATAAACTATAATTCAGTTGTCATTCATGTAGAAACCTAATTTGGCCTAATGATGTACTTTATGCAGCTGATTGTCATGTTTTTATCAAAATTCCTCATGCTTCATCAACTTATAAGTTTTGTTTGTGACAAATGCTTTGTTACAGAAGGAACTTGATTGGGTTGCCACATTGATAAAGTGCTACGTGGGAAGAGAGGTATGGCACCAGGATCTCCACTATGCTGCACTTACTTCGCTATTGATTTGGAAAATGGCTTCCAAAAAGATATTAGAAAGTTTGGATTACGTTCCACACTTAAAGCTTAAGCTTTGTTGGTCCATCAGAAATTTCCTGGCTGTAATGGATTCTAAATCCAAGACTTGAATTTATTTGGCTAATGGTCCTGGATCAGGAGGGAAAGTACATAAAAACTTTATGGTTAGATGTGGGCCTATATCTCTGTCTTTGATGGGGCACCTCAGAAAATTAGATGGAGGCATTGAAGTCAATTTCAGCAGCTTGACCTGGCCTTATTCTTGTTCCAAGTGCAGGATTCTTTCTAGGTCTAATTTATCATTTATGGTTCTTACTTTTGACAGAAGGCTGGATCTGATCGTGGGTCTTCCATTTCTTGACATCTCATGATTAATATCTTCTGCATTCAGAAAGTTCAACCATATAAATGACTTCATGCCTGGATTACAGATTTCCTGTCAATCACTTGGATCCAATATACAACTTGAATGAATACTTCTTCTTGTTGTCCTTATAATTCACAGCATTTTAAAGCAACTGATGATTATTTTGTTACTTTTGATTTGCAGGCTTTATGGCTCTATCGCCGCTTTCTATCATTGACTTGGATTAAGCATTTTACAACTCAAGTTCACAGCAATTCTTTGGGTTCCTGTCccaaaaatataatgaatgttGAAGTATTTATGAGTAATGAGCTACAATTGTGTCATTACTGCTCAAGTATTCCTGATAATGACTTTGAGGACTATCAAGCACAAGCAACCTTTTCTGCTACTTATATCATGTGGATTACAAGGGTGGGTAAACCTTTACGTTCTGAATATTCAGATTTCACATCCTAATCTATCCTCTGAGATTCTCACTTTTCATCGGGGACTTTTGTATGTGATCAGCAAGTTGCTGGCTCTTTGCAAGTAGAGCTTCGAAAGAAGCTGGAAGCAAATGGATTGAAGACACAGGTAAACAATGTCTGCC
This portion of the Coffea arabica cultivar ET-39 chromosome 2e, Coffea Arabica ET-39 HiFi, whole genome shotgun sequence genome encodes:
- the LOC113730593 gene encoding uncharacterized protein isoform X2; protein product: MTGADQSSDLLTELERLLDSDPLMDEVGFIHPSQFAELRKEAGSTSKDGLMGSAQTEANTFDLVFWSRDHKLGISTTALLPLYKAAKHAFMEAIRQYQTLTDLQRERDDSKDDNASTFTSSSISILETDVMKHSRALLLLSCDFGTAWNCRKVVVSKLQLLHTYMDERNLSSLVLSYAPKSERAWNHRRWVIKMIAGKCPNLQEIIERESEFVEKLAERSKMNYRAWNHRCWLVSYMSGEQVLHELNKSRDWAGLHVADNSCFHYRTRLLLKILEGYDDQNSAASSATNFHELWKKELDWVATLIKCYVGREALWLYRRFLSLTWIKHFTTQVHSNSLGSCPKNIMNVEVFMSNELQLCHYCSSIPDNDFEDYQAQATFSATYIMWITRQVAGSLQVELRKKLEANGLKTQVNNVCPEKSFLWNTFSESI
- the LOC113730593 gene encoding uncharacterized protein isoform X1, with the translated sequence MTGADQSSDLLTELERLLDSDPLMDEVGFIHPSQFAELRKEAGSTSKDGLMGSAQTEANTFDLVFWSRDHKLGISTTALLPLYKAAKHAFMEAIRQYQTLTDLQRERDDSKDDNASTFTSSSISILETDVMKHSRALLLLSCDFGTAWNCRYTGMYIDVQGHILNLESIGWKVVVSKLQLLHTYMDERNLSSLVLSYAPKSERAWNHRRWVIKMIAGKCPNLQEIIERESEFVEKLAERSKMNYRAWNHRCWLVSYMSGEQVLHELNKSRDWAGLHVADNSCFHYRTRLLLKILEGYDDQNSAASSATNFHELWKKELDWVATLIKCYVGREALWLYRRFLSLTWIKHFTTQVHSNSLGSCPKNIMNVEVFMSNELQLCHYCSSIPDNDFEDYQAQATFSATYIMWITRQVAGSLQVELRKKLEANGLKTQVNNVCPEKSFLWNTFSESI
- the LOC113730593 gene encoding uncharacterized protein isoform X3, with protein sequence MGSAQTEANTFDLVFWSRDHKLGISTTALLPLYKAAKHAFMEAIRQYQTLTDLQRERDDSKDDNASTFTSSSISILETDVMKHSRALLLLSCDFGTAWNCRYTGMYIDVQGHILNLESIGWKVVVSKLQLLHTYMDERNLSSLVLSYAPKSERAWNHRRWVIKMIAGKCPNLQEIIERESEFVEKLAERSKMNYRAWNHRCWLVSYMSGEQVLHELNKSRDWAGLHVADNSCFHYRTRLLLKILEGYDDQNSAASSATNFHELWKKELDWVATLIKCYVGREALWLYRRFLSLTWIKHFTTQVHSNSLGSCPKNIMNVEVFMSNELQLCHYCSSIPDNDFEDYQAQATFSATYIMWITRQVAGSLQVELRKKLEANGLKTQVNNVCPEKSFLWNTFSESI